The Acidimicrobiales bacterium genome includes a window with the following:
- a CDS encoding ComEC/Rec2 family competence protein yields the protein MTDRATIVLALAVVAGAWWAHEVPPTLVLAGVAAAVGLRRPVILVVAALLLSALLGSRAWAGLEPPPVPVAVEGEVTLLSDPVDVDGALRVDVRVGSRRVEAWARGAPAGALRARLAGERVTLAGRLRAPPEHARPWLARRHVASRLSVARVDGWRHGHAPSRAANAVRRTLVEGAAPLDRDRRALFTGFVLGDVREQAVEVADDFRGSGLTHLLAVSGSNVAFVLTLASPLLRRLGLRSRWAATLGLIAFFALMTRFEPSVLRASAMAAIACTAGGLGRPASRRRILALAVTAVVLVDPIIVRALAFQLSVGASAGIITLSGPIARRLPGPRLLANVLAVTIAAQVGVAPILVPVFGGLPLSSIPANLLAVPAAGPLMAWGLTGGIVAGLAGPPVDWLLHLPTAALTGWVAAVARWGSGLPLGQIRSVHLIGLAAVGVATVVTWRSPSLRPVLAAVATAVLFAPAVLPPGGELRAVPIAHGAELWRAGGVVLVVDDADPGRLLDRLRLAGIDRVDVLVVRRGTRPTASTVLILRR from the coding sequence GTGACCGACCGCGCCACCATCGTCCTCGCTCTGGCCGTGGTGGCCGGCGCCTGGTGGGCCCATGAGGTCCCACCGACCCTCGTGCTCGCCGGTGTCGCTGCCGCGGTGGGACTGCGCCGCCCCGTCATCCTGGTGGTGGCCGCCCTGCTCCTGTCAGCGCTGCTCGGGTCGCGGGCCTGGGCCGGCCTGGAGCCGCCGCCCGTCCCGGTCGCGGTCGAGGGCGAGGTCACGCTGCTCTCCGACCCGGTCGACGTCGACGGCGCGCTCCGGGTCGACGTGCGGGTGGGATCCCGCCGGGTGGAGGCCTGGGCTCGGGGGGCACCCGCTGGCGCGCTGCGGGCCCGACTGGCGGGGGAGCGGGTCACGCTCGCGGGGCGCCTGCGGGCGCCGCCCGAGCACGCTCGGCCGTGGCTCGCGCGCCGCCACGTCGCCTCCCGGCTGAGCGTGGCGCGGGTCGACGGCTGGCGCCACGGGCACGCCCCGTCGCGCGCGGCCAACGCCGTCCGCCGCACGCTGGTCGAGGGGGCCGCCCCCCTCGACCGCGACCGCCGAGCGCTGTTCACCGGGTTCGTGCTCGGCGACGTCCGAGAGCAGGCGGTCGAGGTCGCCGACGACTTCCGGGGGTCGGGCCTCACGCACCTCCTCGCCGTGTCCGGCTCCAACGTCGCCTTCGTCCTGACGCTGGCATCGCCCCTGTTGCGCCGGCTCGGCCTCCGCAGTCGCTGGGCGGCCACGCTGGGCCTCATCGCGTTCTTCGCGCTCATGACCCGCTTCGAGCCCTCGGTGTTGCGGGCATCGGCCATGGCGGCGATCGCCTGCACGGCCGGCGGCCTCGGACGCCCTGCCTCGCGACGGCGGATCCTGGCGCTGGCCGTCACGGCCGTGGTGCTCGTCGACCCGATCATCGTGCGGGCGCTGGCGTTCCAGCTGTCGGTCGGAGCCTCCGCGGGGATCATCACCCTGTCGGGCCCCATCGCCCGGCGTCTCCCGGGGCCACGACTGCTGGCCAACGTCCTCGCCGTCACCATCGCCGCCCAGGTGGGGGTGGCGCCCATCCTCGTGCCGGTCTTCGGAGGGCTCCCCCTGTCGTCGATCCCCGCCAACCTCCTCGCCGTGCCGGCGGCGGGCCCGCTCATGGCATGGGGGCTCACCGGTGGGATCGTCGCGGGGCTCGCCGGCCCGCCCGTCGACTGGCTGCTCCACCTGCCCACCGCCGCGCTCACCGGCTGGGTGGCCGCCGTGGCCCGGTGGGGCAGCGGGCTGCCGCTCGGCCAGATCCGGTCGGTGCACCTCATCGGCCTGGCGGCGGTGGGAGTGGCCACGGTGGTCACCTGGCGCAGCCCGTCGCTCCGTCCCGTCCTCGCCGCCGTCGCCACGGCGGTGCTCTTTGCGCCCGCTGTCCTACCTCCCGGCGGGGAGCTGCGGGCCGTGCCCATCGCCCACGGCGCCGAGCTCTGGCGCGCCGGCGGGGTGGTGCTGGTGGTGGACGACGCCGACCCGGGCCGCCTGCTCGACCGCCTGCGGCTCGCCGGGATCGATCGCGTCGACGTGCTCGTGGTGCGCCGCGGCACGCGGCCGACGGCCTCGACCGTGCTGATCCTGCGGAGG